From a single Miscanthus floridulus cultivar M001 chromosome 8, ASM1932011v1, whole genome shotgun sequence genomic region:
- the LOC136477308 gene encoding leucine-rich repeat extensin-like protein 3 isoform X1, which produces MGSSSSPSPPPPPMIGRAGNLTVFITPPSPASTPRGASRTPPPESQRSDFSTPTPQRAAPSPSPSPSPRNHESPVAAPAVVFTPPPPPAPVKVAPPPVQVPPPQYEKASAGAKHDGSAFGFFWDAVARVQEAHASLDEYVATWFGLDQSKYQWALNDYYEATGKEVDCVKGGKPKELTTTKVQKV; this is translated from the exons ATGGGGTCCTCGTCctccccgtcgccgccgccgccgcccatgatCGGGCGGGCGGGGAACCTCACCGTCTTCATCACTCCGCCGTCCCCCGCTAGCACGCCCCGGGGCGCCTCGCGCACTCCACCGCCCGAGTCCCAGCGCTCGGATTTCTCCACACCCACCCCGCAGAGGGCAGCCCCGTcgccctccccttctccctcgcCGCGGAACCACGAGAGCCCGGTCGCGGCGCCTGCGGTGGTGTTcaccccgcccccgccgccggctCCTGTGAAGgtcgcgccgccgccggtgcAGGTGCCGCCGCCGCAGTACGAGAAGGCGTCCGCGGGGGCCAAGCACGACGGATCGGCGTTCGGCTTCTTCTGGGACGCCGTCGCGCGCGTCCAGGAAG CGCACGCGAGCCTCGACGAGTACGTGGCTACCTGGTTCGGGTTGGATCAGTCCAAGTACCAGTGGGCGCTCAACGACTACTACGAGGCCACAGGCAAG GAAGTGGATTGTGTAAAAGGTGGTAAGCCGAAGGAGCTTACTACTACTAAAGTGCAGAAAGTCTAA
- the LOC136477308 gene encoding leucine-rich repeat extensin-like protein 3 isoform X2: protein MGSSSSPSPPPPPMIGRAGNLTVFITPPSPASTPRGASRTPPPESQRSDFSTPTPQRAAPSPSPSPSPRNHESPVAAPAVVFTPPPPPAPVKVAPPPVQVPPPQYEKASAGAKHDGSAFGFFWDAVARVQEAHASLDEYVATWFGLDQSKYQWALNDYYEATGKNLIMKVFFTIT from the exons ATGGGGTCCTCGTCctccccgtcgccgccgccgccgcccatgatCGGGCGGGCGGGGAACCTCACCGTCTTCATCACTCCGCCGTCCCCCGCTAGCACGCCCCGGGGCGCCTCGCGCACTCCACCGCCCGAGTCCCAGCGCTCGGATTTCTCCACACCCACCCCGCAGAGGGCAGCCCCGTcgccctccccttctccctcgcCGCGGAACCACGAGAGCCCGGTCGCGGCGCCTGCGGTGGTGTTcaccccgcccccgccgccggctCCTGTGAAGgtcgcgccgccgccggtgcAGGTGCCGCCGCCGCAGTACGAGAAGGCGTCCGCGGGGGCCAAGCACGACGGATCGGCGTTCGGCTTCTTCTGGGACGCCGTCGCGCGCGTCCAGGAAG CGCACGCGAGCCTCGACGAGTACGTGGCTACCTGGTTCGGGTTGGATCAGTCCAAGTACCAGTGGGCGCTCAACGACTACTACGAGGCCACAGGCAAG AATCTGATAATGAAAGTGTTCTTTACCATCACCTGA